Proteins encoded by one window of Lepeophtheirus salmonis chromosome 3, UVic_Lsal_1.4, whole genome shotgun sequence:
- the LOC121114835 gene encoding uncharacterized protein — translation MGVIRSLVNVFVATIGVFIYFTAHTIYQVEVATPGAPSLDDWPVSFNKDKIDGIVKSRQPLIAALKEFDSKSNWKSIITDDIVFEAPVLSITGANDFILFVEKFTQYKSEFTVVESLGEYHNAQEILLDWNIKWGIEGLRNFNQHIRFRVFIESPNKIFKIVEEWNGNPLLNEKTTNGFLGKFHSKFRMYTGQMLVMLMKIK, via the exons ATGGGAGTTATAAGGTCATTAGTTAATGTTTTTGTTGCAACTATCGGTGTCTTCATATACTTCACTGCTCATACCATTTATCAAGTTGAAGTAGCTACTCCAGGAGCTCCTTCGTTGGATGATTGGCCCGTAagctttaataaagataaaatagaCGGTATTGTAAAGAGTCGGCAACCCTTAATAGCAGCTCTCAAG gAGTTCGATTCAAAGTCAAACTGGAAATCTATTATTACTGATGATATTGTTTTCGAAGCTCCAGTGTTAAGCATTACAGGAGCAAATGATTTTATtctatttgttgaaaaatttacgCAATATAAAAGTGAATTTACTGTTGTTGAATCACTAGGAGAGTATCACAACGCACAAGAAATTTTACTTGACTGGAACATCAAATGGGGGATTGAAGGACttagaaattttaatcaacACATTCGATTCCGTGTATTTATTGAATCtcccaataaaatatttaaaattgttgagGAGTGGAATGGTAACCCTTTGTTGAATGAAAAAACGACTAATGGGTTCTTAGGAAAATTTCATTCCAAGTTTCGCATGTATACTGGTCAGATGCTTGTTATGTTGATGAAAATTAAATGA